A genomic segment from Lutibacter sp. A80 encodes:
- a CDS encoding peptide MFS transporter — protein sequence MTDNTLKTDPTHKELFGHPVGLYVLFFTEMWERFSYYGMRAILVLYLVAQTNGDNAGLGWTNGEALSLYGTYTMLVYLMSIPGGWIADKFLGQKKSVLYGGLLLVGGHSILAIEEMWAFYTGLGLIIAGVGMLKPNISTMVGGLYQKGDIRRDKGFTIFYIGINVGAFLSSLIVGTVGEVYGWHYGFGLAGIGMALGLIQYMAGQKFLKSVGNFIGESSEADKAAFNKPLTKIEKDRVIVLFISFLLVIVFWGSFEQAGGLLNIYASEKTNRILSFSLPFIGNEVPASWFQSLNAMFIIFLGTGVAAFWANRKLKGKISTSLFKMIIGLMIMGFGFFFMTAAAGQYEATGTSAMYWLVLAYLFHTVGELCLSPVALSYITKLAPVKYASLMMGIYFAMTGIGNKFAGLLGESAEHLGEYTVFTGIAIFCVLFGLLVMVFRKKLENLTHGAEDDEHVITE from the coding sequence ATGACTGATAACACTTTAAAAACAGACCCGACACATAAAGAACTTTTTGGGCATCCGGTAGGACTCTATGTATTATTTTTTACTGAAATGTGGGAGCGTTTTTCTTACTATGGAATGCGTGCAATTTTAGTACTTTATTTAGTTGCTCAAACTAATGGAGATAATGCAGGTTTAGGATGGACAAATGGAGAAGCTTTATCTCTTTATGGAACTTATACAATGCTTGTATACCTAATGTCTATTCCAGGTGGATGGATTGCAGATAAATTTTTAGGACAAAAAAAATCAGTGTTATATGGAGGTTTACTTTTAGTTGGTGGACATAGTATATTGGCTATTGAAGAAATGTGGGCATTTTATACCGGTTTAGGTTTAATTATTGCCGGTGTTGGTATGCTAAAACCAAATATTTCTACTATGGTAGGTGGGCTATATCAAAAAGGAGATATTAGAAGAGATAAAGGATTTACAATATTTTACATTGGAATTAATGTTGGTGCATTTTTATCTAGTTTAATTGTTGGTACTGTTGGTGAAGTTTATGGATGGCATTATGGATTTGGATTAGCAGGTATTGGTATGGCTTTAGGTTTAATTCAATATATGGCTGGACAAAAATTTTTAAAATCTGTTGGTAATTTTATAGGTGAATCTAGTGAAGCTGATAAAGCTGCTTTTAATAAACCTTTAACTAAAATAGAAAAAGATAGAGTAATTGTATTGTTCATTTCTTTTTTACTTGTAATTGTATTTTGGGGTTCATTTGAACAAGCTGGAGGTTTATTAAATATTTATGCTTCTGAAAAAACAAATAGAATACTATCATTCTCACTTCCATTTATTGGAAATGAAGTACCAGCATCATGGTTTCAATCGTTAAACGCAATGTTTATAATCTTTTTAGGAACTGGTGTTGCCGCATTTTGGGCAAATAGAAAATTAAAAGGAAAAATATCAACCTCATTATTTAAAATGATTATTGGTTTAATGATTATGGGATTTGGTTTCTTTTTTATGACAGCAGCAGCAGGACAATATGAAGCTACTGGAACTTCAGCTATGTACTGGTTAGTTTTAGCCTATTTATTTCATACAGTTGGAGAATTATGTCTTTCTCCAGTTGCACTTTCATACATTACAAAATTAGCACCTGTTAAATACGCTTCATTAATGATGGGTATTTATTTTGCAATGACTGGAATTGGAAATAAATTTGCAGGATTATTAGGAGAATCAGCAGAACATTTAGGAGAATATACTGTTTTTACAGGTATTGCTATATTTTGTGTTCTATTTGGATTACTAGTTATGGTTTTCCGCAAAAAACTAGAAAATTTAACACATGGAGCTGAAGATGATGAACACGTTATTACTGAATAA
- a CDS encoding S9 family peptidase: MKKLLLLFITVTSLATAQKQDITLNEIWNGTFSTERMNSLNSMNGDFYSLLNFNRATRSTTVDKYSYASLEKVETIVDSENLSEIAYFESYDFNNDETKLLLGVKVEPIYRRSSLGIFYVYDIASKKLQLIDEEKIQEPTFSPDSKKVAYAKNNNLFVKNLETNKVIQITSDGKKNFIINGICDWVYEEEFSFVRAFDWSADSKNIAFLRFDETEVPEFSMQLTGKELYPTQQVFKYPKAGEKNAIVDLQLYNLETKNTSKITLGDYEYIPRLKWTNNATTLSVITLNRHQNNLNLYFVNATDNTAKVVLNETDKAYVDIHDNLTFLNDNSFIWTSEKDGFNHIYHYSKEGKLINQITKGAWEVTNFYGINEKSKTIYYQSVEDGSINRTIYSIKLNGKNKQRLTNATGTNSASFSKNSNYFINTFTDINTPAVYTLHNSKGKQLKEILNNNKLLEKLSNYNLSKKEFFTIKTENGEFNAWMLKPSNFDTNKQYPLFMTQYSGPGSQSVSNSWNSANDYWFQHLAQQGYIIVCVDGRGTGFKGADFKKSTYLNLVKYETIDQIDAAKELAKRPYINEQEIGIWGWSFGGHMSTNCLLKGNDVFKMAIAVAPVTSWRFYDTVYTERFLRTPQENPAGYDENSPINYADMLKGKFLLIHGSGDDNVHVQNTMRLTNALIEANKPFEQAIYPDRTHGIYRGKNTRLHLFNKMTTFIKENLGN, from the coding sequence ATGAAAAAACTACTCCTTTTATTTATTACAGTAACTTCCTTAGCAACAGCACAAAAACAAGATATTACTTTAAACGAAATTTGGAATGGTACATTTAGTACCGAAAGAATGAACTCTTTAAACTCTATGAATGGCGATTTTTATTCGTTATTAAATTTTAATAGAGCCACCAGAAGTACAACCGTAGATAAATATAGTTATGCCTCTTTAGAAAAAGTTGAAACCATTGTTGATAGTGAAAATTTAAGTGAAATAGCCTATTTTGAAAGTTACGATTTTAACAACGATGAAACTAAATTGTTATTAGGTGTTAAAGTAGAACCAATATATAGAAGATCTAGTTTAGGTATTTTTTATGTGTATGACATCGCTTCTAAAAAACTGCAATTAATTGATGAAGAAAAAATACAAGAACCTACTTTTTCTCCAGATAGTAAAAAAGTAGCCTATGCTAAAAACAACAATCTATTTGTTAAAAATCTAGAAACAAATAAAGTTATTCAAATAACATCAGATGGTAAAAAGAACTTTATTATCAACGGTATTTGCGATTGGGTATATGAAGAAGAATTTTCTTTTGTACGTGCTTTTGATTGGAGTGCCGACAGTAAAAATATTGCTTTTTTACGTTTTGATGAAACCGAAGTTCCTGAATTTTCTATGCAACTAACAGGAAAAGAATTATACCCAACACAACAAGTTTTTAAATACCCAAAAGCCGGAGAAAAAAACGCAATTGTAGATTTACAGTTATATAACTTAGAAACTAAAAATACTTCAAAAATAACTTTAGGAGATTACGAGTATATTCCACGTTTAAAATGGACAAATAATGCAACTACTTTAAGTGTTATTACTTTAAATCGCCATCAAAATAACTTAAATTTATATTTTGTTAATGCCACTGATAATACCGCTAAAGTTGTATTAAATGAAACAGATAAAGCGTATGTAGATATACACGATAATTTAACTTTTTTAAATGATAATAGTTTTATTTGGACCAGTGAAAAAGACGGTTTTAATCATATTTATCACTATTCTAAAGAAGGTAAACTTATCAATCAAATTACAAAAGGCGCTTGGGAAGTCACTAATTTTTACGGAATTAACGAAAAATCCAAAACTATTTATTACCAATCTGTTGAAGATGGTTCTATTAACAGAACTATTTATTCCATTAAGCTAAATGGTAAAAATAAACAACGCTTAACAAATGCTACCGGTACAAATAGTGCATCATTCAGTAAAAATTCAAATTATTTTATCAACACTTTTACCGATATAAACACCCCAGCTGTCTATACGCTTCACAATTCAAAAGGAAAACAATTAAAAGAAATTTTAAACAATAATAAACTTTTAGAAAAATTATCGAATTACAATTTATCTAAAAAAGAATTCTTCACTATAAAAACTGAAAATGGAGAGTTTAATGCGTGGATGTTAAAACCTTCTAATTTTGATACCAACAAACAATATCCATTATTTATGACTCAATATTCGGGTCCTGGATCACAATCGGTTAGCAATTCTTGGAATAGTGCAAACGATTATTGGTTTCAACATTTAGCACAACAAGGGTATATAATTGTATGTGTAGACGGAAGAGGAACTGGTTTTAAAGGTGCAGATTTTAAAAAATCGACCTACTTAAATTTAGTGAAATACGAAACTATAGACCAGATTGATGCTGCTAAAGAATTGGCTAAAAGACCTTATATTAATGAACAAGAAATTGGAATTTGGGGATGGAGCTTTGGTGGACATATGAGTACCAATTGTTTATTAAAAGGGAACGACGTGTTTAAAATGGCAATTGCAGTTGCACCTGTTACAAGCTGGCGTTTTTACGATACCGTTTATACTGAACGCTTTTTAAGAACTCCACAAGAAAACCCTGCTGGTTACGATGAAAATTCACCAATTAATTATGCAGATATGTTAAAAGGTAAATTTTTATTAATTCACGGAAGCGGAGATGATAATGTGCATGTACAAAATACAATGCGCCTAACAAACGCTTTAATAGAAGCAAATAAACCTTTCGAACAAGCTATTTATCCAGATAGAACTCACGGAATTTATAGAGGTAAAAATACAAGATTACATTTGTTTAATAAAATGACTACTTTTATCAAAGAAAATTTAGGAAATTAA
- a CDS encoding hydroxymethylglutaryl-CoA reductase, degradative, whose product MSKTVNGFSKLAKLEKIDWLISNFFNNDIKVKQVLMQYWNSDTVLQELHDDFIENTISNYYLPFGIAPNFIINGIDYTIPMAIEESSVVAAASLTAKFWSARGGFKAKVIATKKVGQVHFMYEGDKATLQNYFVNKKQALLQATETITQNMKKRGGGILDIELRDKTAELKNYYQLHVTFETVDSMGANFINSCLESMANEFQNNSIQIVMSILSNYVPECLVQAEVSCKVSELGVENSELFAQKFVQAVQIANAETYRAVTHNKGIMNGIDAVVIATGNDFRAIEAGAHAYASKSGRYKSLTNATIENGIFKFWIEIPLALGTVGGLTKLHPLSKLSLKMLGNPSAKELMKIIAVAGLAQNFAALRALTTSGIQKGHMKMHLTNIIKQLGANEEDKQYLIDYFEHKTITHNAVVEAYNKLVRENE is encoded by the coding sequence ATGTCTAAAACCGTTAATGGATTTTCTAAGCTAGCAAAGCTTGAAAAAATAGATTGGTTGATTTCTAATTTTTTTAATAATGATATTAAAGTGAAACAAGTGTTAATGCAGTATTGGAATTCTGATACTGTATTACAAGAATTACACGATGATTTTATTGAAAATACCATTTCTAACTACTACTTACCTTTTGGAATTGCACCAAATTTTATAATAAATGGCATAGATTATACAATACCAATGGCAATAGAAGAAAGTTCTGTTGTTGCAGCAGCTTCGTTAACTGCTAAGTTTTGGAGTGCCCGAGGTGGATTTAAAGCAAAAGTAATTGCAACTAAAAAAGTTGGTCAGGTTCATTTTATGTATGAAGGCGATAAGGCAACACTTCAAAATTATTTTGTAAATAAGAAACAAGCTTTATTACAGGCAACAGAAACCATCACTCAAAATATGAAAAAGCGTGGAGGTGGAATTTTAGATATTGAATTGCGTGATAAAACTGCTGAGCTAAAAAATTACTATCAGTTACATGTTACTTTTGAAACGGTTGATAGTATGGGGGCAAATTTTATAAATTCTTGTCTTGAGTCTATGGCAAATGAGTTTCAAAATAACAGTATTCAAATTGTAATGAGTATCTTATCTAATTACGTACCAGAATGTTTGGTGCAAGCAGAGGTAAGTTGTAAAGTTTCTGAATTAGGTGTTGAAAATTCAGAATTATTTGCTCAAAAATTTGTGCAGGCAGTTCAAATAGCAAATGCTGAAACATACCGTGCAGTTACTCATAATAAAGGAATTATGAATGGAATTGACGCTGTTGTTATTGCTACAGGAAACGATTTTAGAGCTATTGAAGCCGGGGCACATGCTTATGCCTCAAAAAGCGGACGTTATAAAAGCCTTACAAACGCAACAATAGAAAATGGAATTTTTAAATTTTGGATAGAAATTCCTTTAGCTTTAGGTACTGTTGGTGGTTTAACTAAATTACATCCGTTGTCTAAATTGTCGTTAAAAATGTTAGGCAATCCTTCCGCAAAAGAATTAATGAAAATTATAGCAGTTGCTGGGTTGGCGCAAAATTTTGCTGCATTGCGAGCATTAACAACATCCGGAATTCAAAAAGGACATATGAAAATGCACTTAACCAATATTATAAAACAATTGGGCGCAAATGAGGAGGATAAACAATATTTAATTGATTATTTTGAACATAAAACCATTACACACAATGCTGTGGTTGAAGCATATAATAAGTTGGTTAGGGAAAACGAATAA
- a CDS encoding GYDIA family GHMP kinase, with protein MKQFYSNGKLLLTGEYFVLDGAKSLAVPTTCGQDLTIEQINEPQIIWKSYTNTGKCWLEAIFDLPKLRLVSADFEATEDGGNDTLAERLMQILQEVRRLNPTFLSVKQGFLIKTKLTFPQNWGLGTSSTLINNLASWAAVNPYKLLKNTFGGSGYDIACAQNNSPILYTIKDINPLVEKVDFNPSFKEQLYFVYLNKKQNSREGIKRFKDLKGNLTSEIEQISSLSTLFLNCTNLNDFEKLLEAHEQLVSKTIQLQTVQKELFSDYFGQTKSLGAWGGDFILATGNTDTSNYFKQKGFETVIPYTDLII; from the coding sequence ATGAAACAATTCTACAGCAACGGAAAATTATTATTAACAGGCGAATATTTTGTTTTAGATGGAGCAAAATCTTTAGCTGTTCCAACTACTTGTGGACAAGATTTAACCATTGAGCAAATTAATGAACCACAAATAATTTGGAAAAGTTACACAAACACTGGTAAATGTTGGTTAGAAGCTATTTTTGATTTGCCAAAATTACGCTTAGTTTCAGCTGATTTTGAAGCAACTGAAGATGGAGGAAACGACACTTTAGCTGAAAGATTAATGCAGATTTTACAGGAAGTAAGGAGATTAAATCCTACTTTTTTAAGTGTAAAACAAGGCTTTTTAATTAAAACAAAACTTACATTTCCTCAAAATTGGGGATTAGGAACTTCTTCAACTTTAATTAATAATTTAGCAAGTTGGGCCGCAGTAAATCCCTATAAATTATTAAAAAATACTTTTGGAGGAAGTGGCTACGATATTGCTTGTGCTCAAAATAATTCACCAATTTTATATACAATAAAAGACATAAACCCATTAGTTGAAAAAGTTGATTTTAATCCAAGTTTTAAAGAGCAATTGTATTTTGTGTATTTAAATAAAAAACAAAATAGTAGGGAAGGTATTAAACGCTTTAAAGATTTAAAAGGAAATTTAACTTCAGAAATTGAACAAATTTCAAGTTTATCTACCCTATTTTTGAATTGTACCAATTTAAATGATTTTGAAAAATTATTAGAAGCTCATGAACAACTAGTTTCTAAAACTATTCAATTACAAACAGTTCAAAAAGAATTGTTTTCAGATTATTTTGGACAGACAAAAAGTTTAGGTGCGTGGGGAGGTGATTTTATTTTAGCAACAGGAAATACAGACACTTCAAATTATTTTAAACAAAAAGGGTTTGAAACTGTAATTCCGTATACAGATTTAATTATTTAA
- a CDS encoding NAD(P)/FAD-dependent oxidoreductase → MKKKLIIIGGGAAGFFAAINAAELNSELEVVILEGSSKVLQKVKVSGGGRCNVTHACFTPSELVEFYPRGKKELRGPFHQFMTGDTMEWFENRGVPLKIEDDNRIFPESNSSQTIIDCFLESAKYAGVVLKTSTRVDSLEKQNDQFIVKTNSEEFIADYVLVASGSNTKVWNIMEGLGHSIVQPVPSLFTFNITDKRLQDIPGISVPNASVKVLNSKLAEQGPLLITHWGLSGPGILKLSAWGALEFYKQEYNFEIEVNWLSKKQEAILEFLKSQKKKQAKKQVTLRSGFEEIPKRLWEKFVIDSEIPSDSQWAQLSNSQLETISKQLTQSVFKVHGKSTFKDEFVTAGGVDLKEINFKRFESKLHKNLFFAGEILNIDAVTGGFNFQNAWTSGWIVANAISN, encoded by the coding sequence ATGAAGAAAAAATTAATAATAATTGGAGGTGGAGCAGCCGGTTTTTTTGCTGCAATTAATGCTGCAGAACTAAATTCAGAATTAGAAGTTGTAATTTTAGAAGGAAGTTCTAAAGTATTGCAAAAAGTAAAAGTAAGCGGTGGAGGACGTTGTAATGTTACACACGCTTGTTTTACACCAAGTGAATTGGTAGAATTTTATCCGAGAGGAAAAAAAGAATTACGAGGACCTTTTCATCAATTTATGACAGGTGATACTATGGAATGGTTCGAAAATAGGGGTGTGCCGCTGAAAATAGAAGATGATAACAGAATTTTTCCAGAAAGTAATTCATCTCAAACTATTATAGATTGTTTTTTAGAAAGTGCTAAATACGCAGGTGTTGTTTTAAAAACAAGCACTAGAGTCGATTCCTTAGAAAAACAAAATGACCAGTTTATTGTTAAAACAAATTCAGAAGAATTTATTGCCGATTATGTTTTAGTGGCAAGTGGAAGTAACACCAAAGTTTGGAATATAATGGAAGGTTTAGGGCATTCTATTGTACAACCAGTTCCTTCGTTATTTACCTTTAATATTACAGATAAAAGGTTACAAGATATTCCTGGAATTTCTGTTCCAAATGCTTCGGTAAAAGTGTTAAACTCTAAATTAGCAGAACAAGGGCCTTTATTAATTACACATTGGGGATTAAGTGGACCAGGTATTTTAAAGCTCTCTGCTTGGGGTGCCTTGGAATTTTATAAACAAGAATACAATTTTGAAATTGAAGTAAATTGGTTATCGAAAAAACAAGAAGCTATATTAGAGTTTTTAAAATCTCAAAAGAAAAAACAAGCTAAAAAACAAGTGACTTTACGTTCGGGTTTTGAAGAAATTCCAAAGCGTTTGTGGGAGAAATTTGTAATAGATTCTGAAATACCAAGCGATTCTCAATGGGCACAATTAAGCAATAGCCAGCTAGAAACTATTTCAAAACAACTAACACAAAGTGTTTTTAAGGTACATGGAAAAAGTACTTTTAAAGATGAATTTGTTACTGCTGGAGGGGTAGATCTAAAAGAAATAAACTTTAAACGATTTGAAAGCAAATTGCATAAAAATCTATTTTTTGCAGGTGAAATTTTAAATATTGATGCTGTTACTGGTGGGTTTAATTTTCAAAATGCATGGACAAGTGGTTGGATTGTAGCAAATGCAATTTCAAATTAA
- a CDS encoding DUF456 domain-containing protein, with the protein MDIALLIIGVLLIILGILGSFLPVLPGPITSWFALLVLHLTDAIPMNWTFLGITLAIAFIIWLIDYIIPAMGTKRFGGTRYGVIGTMVGLVVGMFFLPPFGIIIGPFLGAFIGEMIKDSKDSKKALKAAFGSFIGFITSTFLKFITAVVYAGLFFSIFWEYKSAFFNFG; encoded by the coding sequence ATGGATATAGCACTATTAATTATTGGGGTACTATTAATAATATTAGGTATTCTTGGTTCTTTTTTACCAGTACTTCCCGGCCCTATTACAAGTTGGTTTGCCTTATTGGTTTTACATTTAACTGATGCCATCCCTATGAATTGGACTTTTTTAGGAATTACTTTAGCCATTGCATTTATAATTTGGCTAATAGATTATATTATACCCGCAATGGGCACCAAACGCTTTGGAGGTACACGCTATGGCGTAATTGGTACTATGGTAGGTTTGGTTGTAGGAATGTTTTTCTTACCTCCTTTCGGAATAATTATAGGCCCATTTTTAGGTGCTTTTATTGGTGAAATGATAAAAGATAGTAAAGATTCTAAAAAAGCATTAAAAGCTGCCTTTGGTTCTTTTATAGGCTTTATAACCTCAACTTTCTTAAAATTTATAACAGCTGTAGTTTATGCTGGTTTGTTTTTCTCCATATTTTGGGAATATAAAAGTGCTTTTTTTAATTTCGGTTAA
- a CDS encoding BlaI/MecI/CopY family transcriptional regulator translates to MEKQLTKAEEQLMQVLWDLETASVKEIIEQLPVPKPAYNTVSTIIRILETKEFVGHKAKGRGYIYFPLIKKTDYSNKTLQKIVDGYFEGSFKSMVSFFVKKNDVDITELEAILDKINDKKTEK, encoded by the coding sequence ATGGAGAAACAATTAACAAAAGCAGAGGAGCAGTTAATGCAAGTTTTGTGGGATTTAGAAACGGCTTCTGTAAAAGAAATTATTGAACAGTTACCAGTACCAAAACCTGCGTATAACACTGTTTCTACGATAATTAGAATTTTAGAAACCAAAGAATTTGTTGGGCATAAAGCCAAAGGAAGAGGGTATATTTATTTTCCTTTAATTAAAAAAACAGACTATAGTAACAAAACTTTACAAAAAATAGTTGATGGTTATTTTGAAGGTTCTTTTAAAAGTATGGTCTCGTTTTTTGTAAAAAAGAATGATGTTGACATTACTGAATTAGAAGCTATTTTAGATAAAATTAATGACAAAAAGACAGAGAAATGA
- a CDS encoding energy transducer TonB — protein sequence MINYIIQVVLFQTLFLAVYDLFLQKETFFKWNRVYLLTTPILAFIIPLLKFKSVQQSIPQEYIVQLPEVVLNPGDVFIQATNNTSTLSYIELLFYVGLVLFASIFLIRIFKLFKLIGTNEIISKDFYKLVILKSKQSAFSFFNYIFINKKLLEEEQLDIIEHELIHCKQKHSLDLLFFEILKIIMWFNPLVYIYQNRITLLHEYISDAEIVKETDKKSYFNKLLSITFNVENISFINQFYKHSLIKKRIVMITKNKSQKIKQLKYLLLIPLLVGMLTYTSCIDEANDELFEMEAALNNVNSEDFKGGIYFDFEIGKTYVGNSLMIGRYLELSEYTEKEKEITEKFNNNEELLYDHVVLLDENDVRVNWFRPKSLRTESKTEYEYVEGDDVPFAIIDEVPVFPGCEGTKEELRTCLQENITMHVNRNFNAGLAKELGLTAGVKRIFVMFKIDKEGDIAEVMARAPHKSLEEEAIRVIESLPKMEPGKQKGVAVGVKYSLPIAFKVGGSNASPEQSKKAKEDFINGKKVKKYVEGDDVPFAIIENVPVFPGCVGTNAELKQCLIENITEHVNKNFNSNLSKGLGLTSGVKRIFVMFIIDKEGNITDVDARAPHQSLKKEAIRVVQSLPKMEPGKYKGKAVGVKYSLPIAFKVS from the coding sequence ATGATAAACTATATAATACAAGTCGTGCTTTTTCAAACACTATTTTTAGCTGTTTACGATCTTTTTTTGCAAAAAGAAACCTTCTTTAAATGGAACAGAGTTTATTTGTTGACAACTCCAATTTTAGCTTTTATAATCCCATTATTAAAGTTTAAAAGTGTTCAGCAATCCATTCCTCAAGAATATATAGTACAATTACCAGAAGTAGTTTTAAATCCTGGAGATGTATTTATACAAGCAACTAACAATACAAGTACTTTAAGTTATATTGAACTACTATTTTATGTTGGTTTGGTGTTATTTGCAAGTATTTTTTTAATTCGCATTTTTAAACTTTTTAAACTCATTGGAACGAATGAGATTATAAGTAAAGATTTTTATAAACTTGTAATTTTAAAATCGAAACAATCTGCATTTTCTTTCTTTAATTACATATTTATCAATAAAAAGTTGTTAGAAGAAGAGCAGTTAGACATTATTGAGCACGAGTTAATTCATTGTAAGCAAAAACACAGTTTAGACTTATTATTTTTCGAAATTTTAAAAATTATAATGTGGTTTAATCCGCTAGTGTATATCTACCAAAACAGAATAACCTTATTACACGAGTATATTTCCGACGCTGAAATAGTGAAAGAAACTGACAAAAAATCGTATTTCAATAAATTGCTTTCTATCACTTTTAATGTAGAAAATATCTCATTTATCAATCAATTTTATAAACATTCATTAATAAAAAAACGCATTGTCATGATTACTAAAAACAAATCACAAAAAATAAAACAATTAAAGTATTTACTATTGATTCCTTTGTTGGTGGGAATGCTAACTTATACATCTTGTATTGATGAAGCTAATGATGAGTTATTTGAAATGGAAGCAGCTTTGAATAATGTAAACTCTGAAGATTTTAAAGGTGGAATATATTTCGATTTTGAAATTGGTAAAACTTATGTGGGAAATAGTTTGATGATTGGACGTTATTTAGAGCTTAGTGAGTATACAGAAAAAGAAAAAGAGATCACCGAAAAATTTAATAATAACGAAGAATTATTGTATGACCATGTAGTTTTGTTAGATGAAAATGATGTAAGAGTAAATTGGTTTCGTCCAAAATCTTTAAGAACAGAATCAAAAACAGAATATGAATATGTTGAAGGAGATGATGTGCCTTTTGCAATTATTGATGAAGTTCCTGTTTTTCCGGGGTGTGAAGGGACAAAAGAAGAATTAAGAACGTGTTTGCAAGAGAATATTACTATGCATGTAAATAGAAATTTTAATGCAGGTTTGGCTAAAGAATTAGGGTTAACAGCTGGTGTTAAACGTATTTTTGTAATGTTCAAAATAGATAAAGAAGGGGATATTGCGGAAGTAATGGCAAGAGCACCACATAAATCTCTTGAGGAGGAAGCTATTAGAGTTATAGAAAGTTTACCAAAAATGGAGCCAGGTAAACAAAAAGGTGTTGCTGTTGGTGTTAAATATAGTTTGCCAATTGCTTTTAAAGTTGGTGGATCTAATGCTTCTCCAGAGCAATCTAAAAAAGCAAAGGAAGATTTTATAAATGGGAAAAAGGTAAAAAAATATGTTGAAGGAGACGATGTGCCTTTTGCAATTATAGAAAATGTGCCGGTTTTTCCTGGGTGTGTTGGTACAAATGCGGAATTGAAACAATGTTTAATAGAAAATATTACAGAACACGTAAATAAAAACTTCAATTCAAACTTATCTAAAGGTTTGGGATTAACATCTGGTGTAAAACGAATTTTTGTAATGTTTATAATTGATAAAGAAGGGAATATTACGGATGTAGATGCAAGAGCACCACACCAATCTCTAAAAAAAGAAGCTATTAGAGTTGTACAAAGTTTGCCAAAAATGGAACCTGGTAAATATAAAGGGAAAGCAGTTGGTGTTAAATACAGTTTACCAATAGCCTTTAAAGTAAGTTAA